One Felis catus isolate Fca126 chromosome D1, F.catus_Fca126_mat1.0, whole genome shotgun sequence DNA segment encodes these proteins:
- the LOC101080323 gene encoding olfactory receptor 2D3, producing the protein MGEENQTSVAEFIFFGLSQDLKTEILLFTLFLIIYLLTVFGNLLIIILIFMDSRLHTPMYFFLRNLSFADLCFSTSIVPQVLVHFLVKRKTISFFGCMTQIIVFLLVGCTECALLAVMSYDRYVAVCKPLHYSTIMTHQVCLQLAIGSWASGALVSLVDTTFTFQLPYQGQNIINHYFCEPPALLKLASADTYSTEMAIFAMGVVILLAPVCLILVSYWNIISTVIQMQSGEGRLKAFSTCGSHLIVVILFYGSGIFTYMRPNSKTTKERDKMISVFYTVVTPMLNPIIYSLRNKDVKGALRKLAGRKSFFQRQ; encoded by the coding sequence ATGGGCGAGGAAAACCAAACCTCTGTGGctgagtttattttctttggccTTTCACAGGACTTGAAGACCGAAATCCTGCTATTTACtctttttctcatcatttatcttttgactgtatttggaaaccTGCTCATCATCATTCTCATCTTCATGGATTCTCGACTTCACACTCCCATGTACTTTTTTCTTAGAAACCTCTCTTTCGCAGATCTCTGTTTCTCTACTAGCATTGTCCCCCAAGTGTTGGTCCACTTCCTTGTAAAGaggaaaactatttctttttttggatgtATGACACAGATAATTGTCTTCCTTCTGGTTGGGTGTACAGAGTGCGCACTGCTGGCGGTGATGTCTTATGACCGGTATGTGGCTGTCTGCAAGCCCCTGCACTACTCTACTATCATGACCCACCAGGTGTGTCTCCAGTTGGCCATAGGATCCTGGGCCAGTGGGGCACTAGTGTCTCTGGTGGATACCACCTTTACTTTCCAACTACCCTATCAAGGACAGAACATTATTAATCACTACTTTTGTGAACCTCCTGCCCTCCTGAAGCTGGCTTCAGCAGATACTTATAGCACAGAAATGGCCATCTTTGCAATGGGCGTGGTCATCCTCTTAGCTCCTGTCTGCCTGATCCTTGTCTCCTACTGGAATATTATCTCCACTGTGATCCAGATGcagtctggggaggggaggctcaAGGCTTTCTCTACCTGTGGCTCCCATCTCATTGTTGTCATCCTCTTCTATGGGTCAGGAATATTCACCTACATGCGGCCAAACTCCAAGACCACAAAAGAGCGGGATAAAATGATATCTGTGTTCTATACAGTGGTGACGCCAATGTTGAACCCCATAATTTATAGCCTGAGAAACAAGGATGTCAAAGGGGCTCTCAGGAAACTAGCTGGAAGAAAGTCCTTTTTTCAGAGGCAGTGA